One window of Salegentibacter sp. Hel_I_6 genomic DNA carries:
- a CDS encoding RluA family pseudouridine synthase has protein sequence MKDDEQHEIEEQDDTLYEHHKFEAGPGQKPLRVDKFLMNFIENATRNKIQKAAKTGNIYVNEEQVKQNYKVKAGDVVQVMFEHPPYEFLLTPENIPLDIVYEDDTLLVVNKPAGMVVHPGHGNYSGTLINALIYHFENLPNNSSDRPGLVHRIDKDTSGLLVIAKTEEAMTHLSKQFFDKTSEREYVALVWGNVEEGEGRVEGNIGRHPKNRLQNTVYEGDDAEKGKPAVTHYKVLERFGYVTLVSCKLETGRTHQIRVHMKHIGHTLFNDERYGGEKILKGTTFSKYKQFVDNCFKILPRQALHAKTLGFIHPKTGEAMSFNTEIPEDIQACIEKWRNYAKNQKEVL, from the coding sequence ATGAAGGACGACGAGCAACACGAAATAGAGGAACAGGACGATACTTTATACGAACATCATAAATTTGAGGCCGGTCCCGGGCAAAAACCTCTTCGGGTAGATAAATTCTTAATGAATTTTATCGAAAACGCAACCCGAAATAAAATTCAGAAAGCCGCGAAAACGGGAAACATCTACGTTAACGAAGAACAGGTAAAACAAAATTATAAAGTAAAGGCCGGCGATGTGGTGCAGGTGATGTTTGAGCATCCACCGTACGAGTTTTTACTTACTCCAGAGAATATTCCGTTAGATATTGTTTATGAAGATGATACCTTGCTGGTGGTAAATAAACCCGCCGGAATGGTAGTACATCCCGGTCACGGGAATTACAGCGGCACACTTATTAATGCGCTGATCTATCATTTTGAAAATCTTCCGAACAACTCCAGCGACCGCCCGGGATTAGTTCACCGAATAGACAAAGACACCAGCGGACTATTAGTTATCGCCAAAACTGAAGAAGCGATGACGCATCTTTCCAAACAGTTTTTTGATAAAACCAGCGAACGCGAATACGTGGCTTTAGTTTGGGGAAATGTAGAAGAAGGCGAGGGCAGGGTAGAAGGTAATATTGGTCGCCACCCTAAAAACCGACTCCAAAACACGGTTTACGAAGGTGACGATGCCGAAAAAGGAAAACCAGCGGTTACCCATTATAAGGTTTTAGAACGTTTTGGTTATGTAACGCTGGTTTCCTGTAAACTGGAAACCGGAAGAACCCACCAAATTAGGGTACATATGAAGCACATTGGCCATACGCTATTTAACGATGAACGCTACGGTGGCGAAAAGATACTAAAGGGAACTACTTTTAGTAAATACAAGCAATTTGTAGATAACTGTTTTAAGATTTTACCCCGCCAGGCACTACACGCTAAGACACTTGGTTTTATTCACCCAAAAACCGGCGAAGCGATGAGCTTCAATACCGAAATTCCTGAAGATATCCAGGCTTGTATCGAAAAATGGCGCAACTACGCCAAAAACCAGAAAGAGGTTTTGTAA
- a CDS encoding SDR family oxidoreductase yields MNLNDKVAVITGASSGIGKSIAEELSKSGCKVALASRNVDKLKDIGKGLSQSLEVELDVTSDKSVHEAFDKIYDHFGRIDILVNSAGVMPLTYLKNEKLEDWLQTIEVNVKGTLRCIHAALPSMKKQNSGHIINIASVDGKEIFEGGAVYGASKAAVIELSRAMRMELSPDFNIRVTSIEPGTVETSLREDINDEELLEDKDYGNGEPKLAPKNIADAVLYATTQPDSVNVNELLIKPTGKS; encoded by the coding sequence ATGAATTTGAACGATAAGGTAGCCGTGATAACGGGTGCCAGTAGCGGAATTGGAAAATCTATTGCCGAAGAGCTTTCTAAAAGCGGCTGCAAAGTTGCCCTTGCCAGTAGAAACGTAGATAAATTAAAGGATATTGGTAAAGGTCTTAGTCAAAGTTTGGAAGTGGAATTAGATGTTACCAGCGATAAAAGTGTTCATGAGGCTTTCGATAAAATTTACGATCATTTTGGCCGCATAGATATTTTAGTGAATTCGGCCGGAGTTATGCCGCTTACCTATCTTAAAAATGAAAAACTGGAAGATTGGTTGCAAACCATTGAAGTAAATGTAAAAGGAACTTTGCGCTGCATTCACGCTGCACTTCCATCTATGAAGAAACAGAACAGCGGACATATCATCAACATCGCCTCGGTAGACGGAAAAGAGATCTTTGAAGGCGGCGCTGTGTATGGTGCATCTAAAGCCGCGGTAATCGAACTTTCCCGCGCAATGCGTATGGAACTTTCTCCCGACTTTAATATTCGGGTGACTTCTATAGAACCGGGAACTGTAGAAACCAGTCTGCGAGAAGATATCAACGACGAGGAATTACTGGAAGATAAGGATTATGGAAATGGCGAACCAAAATTAGCTCCTAAAAATATTGCAGATGCGGTGCTTTACGCTACCACTCAACCCGATAGTGTAAATGTGAATGAGTTGCTTATAAAACCTACAGGGAAGAGTTAA
- a CDS encoding type II toxin-antitoxin system RelE/ParE family toxin → MAKDKPAAARKFKTDLLSEIREISDYPYSFRPSIYFENENIREMIFKGYVIIFRIDPENKIILVFALLKHEEFS, encoded by the coding sequence ATTGCTAAGGATAAACCCGCAGCGGCTAGAAAATTTAAAACCGACTTATTGTCTGAAATTCGTGAAATTTCAGATTACCCATACTCTTTTCGTCCATCAATTTATTTTGAAAATGAAAATATCCGGGAAATGATTTTCAAAGGATATGTAATCATTTTCCGGATAGATCCTGAAAATAAAATAATTTTGGTTTTCGCTCTTTTAAAACACGAAGAATTTTCTTGA